One Vibrio tapetis subsp. tapetis DNA segment encodes these proteins:
- a CDS encoding hotdog fold thioesterase, which produces MSIWKKEIGLEILNGSSKNTLMEHLDIVYSEITDTTISATMPVCSKTHQPLGMLHGGASVVLAESLGSIAANFCVDDNAYCVGLDINANHVRAMRKGYVTGTASPIHIGVSTQVWQITMVDEQQRLVCTSRLTIAVKQKRKANN; this is translated from the coding sequence ATGAGTATCTGGAAAAAAGAGATCGGCTTAGAGATCTTGAATGGCTCATCAAAAAACACATTAATGGAACACCTTGATATCGTATACAGCGAGATAACCGATACCACCATTTCAGCCACTATGCCTGTTTGCTCTAAAACACATCAGCCACTGGGTATGCTACACGGAGGGGCTTCTGTTGTGCTTGCGGAATCACTAGGGTCAATAGCGGCGAACTTTTGCGTAGATGATAACGCCTACTGTGTGGGCTTAGACATCAATGCCAACCACGTAAGAGCCATGCGGAAGGGTTACGTAACGGGCACCGCGTCCCCTATTCATATCGGTGTTTCAACCCAAGTTTGGCAAATAACCATGGTAGACGAACAACAAAGGCTCGTTTGCACCAGCCGATTAACCATCGCAGTAAAACAAAAACGTAAGGCAAACAACTAG
- a CDS encoding DUF2238 domain-containing protein has protein sequence MEKLSIKQNPTLLSLSGMYVAVLIFSMINPMSWAVWIAEIIPVLAVFTLIIVTHSKFQFSKTAYILMFVWLVMHTVGARYTFAEVPFDWFNDLIGSERNHYDRVAHFSIGFYAYPIAEYLYRKGHCNAVLASMFGLFALMSVAASYEIIEWWYAELAGGDEGIAFLGSQGDIWDAQKDMLCDTLGAITALALFSFNSKSMAREVNYR, from the coding sequence ATGGAAAAGCTAAGTATAAAACAGAACCCCACACTACTATCATTAAGCGGCATGTATGTCGCGGTTTTGATTTTTTCGATGATAAACCCGATGTCTTGGGCGGTCTGGATTGCTGAGATCATTCCTGTTCTCGCCGTTTTTACACTGATCATCGTTACTCATTCTAAGTTTCAATTTAGCAAAACCGCTTATATCCTGATGTTTGTTTGGTTAGTTATGCACACGGTAGGAGCGCGCTATACCTTTGCTGAAGTCCCTTTTGATTGGTTTAATGACCTAATTGGATCGGAGAGAAACCACTACGACCGAGTTGCTCATTTCTCCATTGGATTTTATGCCTACCCAATTGCCGAGTACTTATATCGTAAGGGACACTGTAACGCTGTTTTGGCATCCATGTTTGGCCTGTTCGCGTTAATGAGTGTGGCTGCAAGCTATGAGATTATTGAGTGGTGGTATGCCGAGTTAGCCGGCGGCGACGAAGGCATCGCATTCTTAGGCTCTCAAGGTGATATATGGGATGCCCAAAAAGATATGCTATGCGACACACTCGGCGCCATCACTGCCCTCGCCCTATTTAGTTTCAACAGTAAATCGATGGCAAGAGAAGTTAACTATCGGTAG
- a CDS encoding VolA/Pla-1 family phospholipase: MNSKFTLSLLAASLVLAGCGDSSERTGSETNSNFEAAIKESLAQPSKIDFVLNGKDAALPLPSFMLLDTTDATLNIPLSSGSSSGLDNPQVAMGEADGWSTIMPFSIDLKFEGTTTLKDDRIVPDPVNNPTVKVSPQLLSGVVVAEVVYNPTTGVMTHVNTLTVNSDYTVTTDDSLNNIKVVPLKAGLKPKTDYIFALTSAIKDSNDKSIGMSQSYAILKTKLTDQSGVLDKPQLITQQAESIIADNSSVTEDQIVYSSWFTTSSTATTQEAVKNAYVTSVHPVTPQALSTLWTGTANPNSIASTTIDGMLTFNMTDIAGVALETELSTDPNNFYRRVFDDPSQSTAVQDANFAGAKAAITSQLSGLNTNFNYKLKVFKGTVSLPHFLSRDLTDLNFSKTPMRSGMPSVSILLNTLKSGSDADKAKLTSDLSGLSIDSTKLQTDQSEQLKLLGQSFTLSNGNQLDSPRILTKYSPFPQLRSVENLNYVLIMPELNGSFESNIPVMIYQHGITSRKESAYNFAANHALTALSQSNKPYAILAIDQPLHGERGLANGTIVTTPSNPTIFMNLKYLPVARDNIRQGSLDGLGLRFAISKLASHSNTVLNKLDTSKVSLLGHSIGGITAMGTSSVANKTVGVTLLDNMFAFGATTYANAGGGIAPFLLESGSFKYTIQHNVLLSLADYATYYSETCKPASTSGAACVPAYLTSISTDANKVKDVNSTLTGFMFAAQTVLAPVDPVNVSTLSTGSVLGIQSENDTTIPNTTKIPAAGTYPLLKHGLSLSTVSVDIAAGTADLRQASYYNASSSASHSSAVSIGGGVTAEMHKQIVSFSNSLGKQLVAGDTNMLDTTK; the protein is encoded by the coding sequence ATGAATTCTAAATTTACCCTATCACTTCTCGCAGCCTCGCTTGTTTTAGCTGGCTGTGGAGATAGTTCGGAACGCACTGGTAGTGAGACGAACAGTAATTTTGAAGCCGCGATCAAAGAGTCATTAGCTCAACCTTCAAAAATTGATTTTGTTTTAAATGGTAAAGACGCAGCATTGCCGTTGCCAAGCTTTATGCTTTTGGATACGACAGATGCAACATTGAATATTCCGTTGTCTTCAGGCTCTAGCTCTGGTCTAGATAATCCACAAGTTGCAATGGGAGAAGCGGATGGCTGGAGCACCATCATGCCCTTTTCTATTGACTTGAAATTTGAAGGTACAACAACACTAAAAGATGATCGAATCGTACCGGATCCAGTTAACAACCCGACAGTAAAGGTAAGCCCTCAATTATTGTCCGGTGTAGTGGTAGCAGAAGTCGTCTATAACCCAACAACAGGTGTCATGACACATGTTAATACACTCACAGTGAATTCTGATTACACTGTTACCACCGATGACTCATTAAACAATATTAAGGTTGTTCCTTTAAAAGCCGGATTAAAGCCAAAAACTGACTATATTTTCGCACTGACAAGTGCGATTAAAGACAGTAATGATAAGTCGATCGGTATGTCTCAGTCTTATGCTATTTTAAAAACTAAATTGACAGATCAAAGCGGAGTGCTAGATAAGCCACAATTGATAACGCAGCAAGCAGAATCAATTATTGCCGACAATTCTTCAGTGACAGAAGACCAAATTGTCTACTCTTCATGGTTTACAACGTCTTCAACTGCAACTACACAAGAAGCAGTTAAAAACGCATATGTAACGTCAGTTCACCCTGTAACACCTCAGGCTTTATCTACCTTATGGACAGGTACTGCAAACCCTAACTCGATCGCAAGTACTACGATTGATGGAATGCTTACCTTTAACATGACTGATATAGCTGGCGTAGCTTTAGAGACAGAACTTTCAACCGACCCCAATAACTTCTATCGTCGAGTCTTTGATGATCCTAGTCAAAGTACTGCGGTGCAAGATGCTAACTTTGCAGGAGCAAAAGCAGCGATCACGAGCCAGTTAAGCGGGTTAAATACGAACTTTAACTATAAATTGAAAGTGTTTAAGGGAACGGTGTCACTCCCTCACTTTTTATCTCGAGATTTAACAGATCTGAATTTCTCTAAGACTCCGATGAGAAGCGGTATGCCAAGTGTATCGATTCTTTTAAATACACTTAAAAGTGGATCTGATGCTGATAAAGCAAAATTGACTTCAGATCTAAGTGGTTTGTCTATAGATTCAACTAAATTACAAACAGATCAAAGTGAACAACTAAAACTTCTCGGACAAAGCTTCACGCTATCTAATGGTAATCAACTTGATTCTCCTCGAATTTTGACTAAATACAGCCCATTCCCTCAGTTAAGATCAGTTGAGAATCTCAACTATGTCCTAATAATGCCCGAGTTAAATGGAAGTTTTGAAAGCAATATCCCCGTTATGATCTACCAACACGGTATTACGAGCCGAAAAGAGTCTGCTTATAACTTCGCCGCTAACCATGCGTTGACAGCTCTTTCTCAATCCAACAAACCATACGCTATCTTGGCTATAGACCAACCATTACATGGAGAGCGTGGCCTAGCAAATGGGACAATTGTTACTACACCGAGCAATCCTACTATTTTCATGAACTTGAAGTATCTACCTGTTGCGAGAGACAACATTCGTCAAGGCTCACTGGATGGGTTAGGTTTGCGGTTTGCCATAAGTAAACTGGCAAGCCACTCGAATACTGTGCTAAATAAACTAGACACAAGTAAAGTCTCTTTATTAGGCCATTCGATTGGTGGTATCACCGCAATGGGAACGAGCTCTGTTGCCAATAAAACTGTTGGTGTGACGTTACTTGATAATATGTTTGCATTTGGCGCGACTACGTACGCAAATGCCGGAGGGGGGATAGCCCCATTCTTGCTAGAATCTGGCAGCTTTAAGTACACGATTCAACATAATGTATTGTTATCGCTTGCAGACTACGCGACTTATTATTCAGAAACGTGTAAACCTGCAAGTACTTCTGGTGCAGCGTGCGTTCCTGCATATCTAACTTCGATTTCTACTGACGCTAACAAAGTTAAAGATGTAAACTCGACACTGACTGGATTCATGTTTGCAGCGCAAACAGTACTAGCTCCAGTTGACCCGGTAAACGTATCGACCCTATCAACTGGTTCTGTTTTGGGTATTCAATCTGAAAACGACACTACGATTCCGAATACTACAAAGATTCCTGCGGCAGGTACGTACCCGTTACTTAAACACGGATTATCGCTATCTACAGTTTCCGTCGACATCGCAGCAGGTACAGCGGATTTGCGTCAAGCTTCATATTACAATGCTAGCTCATCTGCTTCACATTCGAGTGCCGTATCTATCGGTGGTGGAGTGACAGCCGAAATGCATAAACAAATAGTTTCATTCAGTAATTCTCTTGGTAAACAGCTGGTTGCTGGGGATACAAATATGCTTGATACGACTAAATAA
- a CDS encoding DUF3389 family protein encodes MVIEFSAGKIIVTQFEIVVRITGDHHIAMQAQTDAISLIGRGANVIAVQGAESTWSIKLDDEHQLKAVADALGVGIR; translated from the coding sequence GTGGTTATTGAATTTAGCGCAGGAAAAATCATCGTAACTCAATTTGAAATCGTGGTTCGCATTACAGGGGATCACCATATCGCTATGCAAGCTCAAACTGACGCGATTTCACTTATTGGCCGAGGCGCGAATGTTATTGCAGTGCAAGGTGCAGAGTCTACATGGTCAATAAAACTAGATGATGAGCACCAACTAAAAGCGGTAGCGGATGCGCTAGGCGTTGGCATAAGGTGA
- a CDS encoding outer membrane protein transport protein: MNIKHCSLLTVSILLACNVNAAGFQVAEHSASGLGRAFSGEAAVADNASVLARNPAAMTLFDTAQFSGALTVVDPEVNVKDVTANQTSKDVAPMQIVPAGYYIAPINDQWAWGVGLFTTYGVATDYPDDIAAGDLAGNTALVSVNFNPNIAYRVNEQLSVGAGVNLVYATAELDRHHGNLPLGGNPSDKLISMEGTTFGYGWNVGALYEYNENNRFGFGYRSAIKLDFEGDFSDYGNGIINSGKDKVTANLNVDLPDIAELSAFHQLNDKWAAHYSIQRTMWSKFKELKATSSECVNSECFYKKEHYADSNRYSVGATYSHNEKWTWRAGVALDEKGGEATLSIPDSDRYWYSAGLTYRYNESTTIDAGFAYVHSVEGSFTETNKLGNTSTFEAEGAAYLSAIQVNYTFN; encoded by the coding sequence ATGAATATTAAGCACTGCTCTCTGCTGACAGTTTCGATACTGTTAGCGTGTAATGTTAACGCTGCTGGTTTCCAAGTTGCCGAACACTCAGCTTCTGGTCTTGGACGCGCTTTCTCGGGGGAAGCCGCAGTTGCGGATAACGCCAGTGTTCTCGCTCGCAACCCTGCCGCCATGACGTTGTTCGATACGGCGCAATTTTCTGGTGCGTTGACTGTTGTTGATCCAGAAGTAAATGTTAAAGACGTAACAGCAAATCAAACATCTAAAGATGTCGCTCCAATGCAAATAGTTCCTGCCGGCTACTATATAGCCCCAATAAATGATCAATGGGCTTGGGGAGTTGGATTGTTTACTACTTATGGGGTCGCAACTGATTACCCTGACGATATCGCTGCCGGTGATTTAGCTGGTAACACTGCTTTGGTTTCCGTCAACTTTAACCCTAATATCGCATACCGAGTTAATGAACAATTGAGCGTCGGTGCAGGCGTAAACCTTGTTTACGCGACGGCTGAGCTTGACCGCCACCATGGTAATTTACCATTAGGGGGAAATCCAAGTGACAAGCTAATTTCCATGGAAGGTACAACCTTTGGTTACGGTTGGAATGTTGGTGCGCTGTACGAATATAACGAGAATAACCGATTTGGCTTTGGATATAGATCTGCAATAAAGCTCGATTTCGAAGGTGATTTTTCTGACTACGGCAATGGCATTATTAATTCAGGAAAAGACAAAGTTACTGCTAATCTGAACGTCGATCTACCTGACATCGCCGAGCTATCAGCATTCCATCAATTGAACGATAAGTGGGCTGCACATTATAGTATTCAACGAACTATGTGGAGCAAATTTAAAGAACTTAAAGCGACAAGTTCGGAGTGTGTTAATAGCGAGTGTTTCTATAAAAAGGAACACTACGCTGACAGTAATCGCTATTCAGTCGGTGCTACCTACTCTCACAACGAGAAATGGACTTGGCGTGCTGGCGTTGCTTTAGATGAGAAAGGTGGTGAAGCTACACTTAGTATCCCAGATTCAGATCGCTATTGGTATTCGGCAGGTTTGACATATAGATACAATGAATCAACAACAATTGACGCTGGTTTCGCTTACGTACATAGCGTTGAAGGTTCGTTTACTGAAACGAATAAGCTAGGTAACACTTCCACTTTTGAAGCGGAAGGTGCAGCTTATTTATCAGCAATTCAAGTTAACTACACCTTCAACTAA
- a CDS encoding SgrR family transcriptional regulator produces the protein MSSPRLRSQFETLFEHYQGENSGVQLEEITEVLFCTRRNARIVLNKLQEEGWIEWHPAAGRGKLSSLVFKQNKQDVSENLAKRYLEEGKIGQALNVLERDAGRLTQVIQDYLGLQHQEGQQVVRLPYYRPLSMLNPQKPTRRSEQHIIRQVFSGLTRLDENENLQGELAHNWEEINETHWRFYLRSGVRCHNGNLLQCSDIIASLTESAKLPLFSHLIGFEQPSPWVIDIHLSQPDWHLPVLLAETKAKIVPSIHNLPENFDLLPIGTGPFKVVINDEKQLILEAFDGYYGFRPLLDKVEVWVIDEAFSTLVYPSLQHPVKPDNHDHEEVELDPGCTYLLLNKKSGLAQDEDWATYFCATLNSIAIFELLPKDKIGELGLLPAYGLKPGWFHTKPAIKKLDPPAQRKVNIAYHCYHPGFKLQSKAIETLLKRDGLDVNFVRYDVDLPHDAEVDIWMKPMGICNNRDDGLLGWLLGYGDIERMSEEQDFEQWRTLVNEWRHSPNTSFPARQLGKSLVENKQLIPQFHCWLGLSKDHCGSLQNAKANALGWFDFHRVWVKPDIS, from the coding sequence ATGAGCAGCCCTCGACTTCGTAGCCAATTTGAAACCCTATTTGAGCACTACCAAGGTGAAAATAGCGGCGTACAATTAGAAGAAATTACCGAGGTCTTGTTTTGCACAAGGCGAAATGCACGCATTGTGTTAAACAAATTACAAGAAGAAGGCTGGATAGAATGGCACCCAGCGGCGGGTCGAGGAAAGCTGTCTTCGCTGGTTTTTAAACAAAACAAACAAGATGTCAGCGAAAACTTGGCAAAGCGCTATTTGGAAGAAGGTAAAATAGGCCAAGCGCTTAATGTGTTAGAAAGAGACGCAGGTCGGCTAACGCAAGTAATACAAGACTATCTCGGCCTACAGCATCAAGAAGGTCAACAAGTGGTGCGCTTGCCGTATTATCGGCCACTCTCTATGCTTAACCCACAAAAACCAACTCGTCGATCTGAACAACACATTATTCGTCAGGTATTCAGTGGCTTAACCCGCCTTGATGAAAATGAAAATCTACAAGGCGAGCTCGCACACAATTGGGAAGAGATAAACGAGACACATTGGCGGTTCTACTTACGCTCAGGGGTGAGGTGTCATAATGGTAACTTACTACAGTGTAGCGATATCATTGCCAGTTTAACCGAATCGGCTAAGTTGCCTCTTTTTAGTCACTTAATTGGATTTGAACAGCCATCCCCTTGGGTCATCGACATACACCTTTCTCAACCTGATTGGCATTTGCCCGTTTTACTTGCCGAGACTAAGGCCAAGATTGTTCCTTCAATACACAATCTCCCCGAGAATTTCGATTTGCTGCCCATCGGAACCGGGCCATTCAAAGTGGTAATAAACGATGAAAAGCAACTTATTTTAGAAGCGTTTGATGGTTATTATGGTTTCCGACCGTTACTTGATAAAGTCGAAGTCTGGGTGATAGATGAAGCGTTCTCTACCTTGGTTTACCCGAGCTTACAGCATCCAGTGAAACCTGATAATCATGATCACGAAGAAGTTGAGTTAGATCCCGGCTGTACTTATCTGTTACTCAATAAAAAGAGTGGTCTTGCTCAAGACGAAGATTGGGCAACGTATTTTTGCGCGACCCTTAACAGTATCGCTATTTTCGAATTGCTCCCTAAAGACAAAATCGGAGAACTCGGTTTATTGCCTGCGTATGGCTTAAAGCCAGGATGGTTCCATACTAAGCCGGCAATCAAAAAACTCGATCCTCCTGCACAACGTAAAGTGAACATCGCCTATCACTGTTATCACCCAGGCTTTAAGTTACAGTCTAAAGCCATAGAAACCCTGCTTAAAAGAGATGGACTCGACGTAAACTTCGTTCGTTACGATGTCGATCTCCCCCATGATGCCGAAGTCGACATTTGGATGAAGCCAATGGGAATTTGCAATAACCGCGACGACGGGTTACTCGGTTGGCTATTGGGGTACGGTGATATTGAACGTATGAGCGAAGAGCAGGACTTTGAACAATGGCGAACTTTGGTTAATGAATGGCGTCATTCGCCAAACACCTCTTTCCCTGCGCGCCAGCTAGGCAAAAGTCTTGTCGAAAACAAACAACTGATCCCACAATTTCATTGTTGGTTAGGACTCAGTAAGGATCACTGTGGTTCGTTGCAAAACGCAAAAGCAAACGCACTGGGTTGGTTTGATTTTCATCGGGTATGGGTAAAACCAGACATTAGCTAA
- a CDS encoding M48 family metallopeptidase codes for MVDFRVVSTAILLSALTACSTSPTGRNQLIMFSDQDMAQLGAQSFEQMKKEQKISTNRKTNAYVRCVTDSITAHVPAQPGFKEWEVVVFDSNQVNAFALPGGKIGVYTGLLSVAKNQDQLATVIGHEIAHVLADHSNERLSSSQLANAGLQISSAVLKDQQYHDTAMSALGLGVQYGVILPYGRTQESEADIVGLDLMAKSGFNPNQSVELWKNMAKESGGNQPPELLSTHPSHSTRINDLQARIGTLPNTQVKAPNCQ; via the coding sequence ATGGTTGATTTTCGTGTCGTATCCACTGCTATTTTGCTTAGCGCTCTTACTGCTTGTTCTACTTCCCCTACGGGACGAAATCAATTGATCATGTTTTCGGATCAAGACATGGCACAGTTGGGCGCACAGTCTTTTGAACAAATGAAAAAAGAACAAAAGATATCGACAAACCGCAAAACAAACGCTTACGTTCGTTGTGTGACAGATTCTATAACGGCTCATGTTCCAGCTCAACCCGGCTTTAAAGAATGGGAAGTCGTGGTATTTGATAGCAACCAAGTTAATGCATTCGCCCTACCCGGTGGAAAAATTGGCGTTTACACCGGCTTACTGTCAGTCGCTAAAAATCAAGACCAACTTGCTACTGTTATAGGCCATGAAATTGCACATGTTTTAGCGGATCACAGCAACGAAAGACTGTCGAGTAGCCAACTTGCCAACGCGGGGCTTCAAATAAGCAGCGCCGTACTAAAAGACCAACAATATCACGATACCGCCATGAGTGCTTTAGGGCTTGGTGTGCAGTACGGGGTGATTTTGCCATATGGTCGTACGCAAGAATCTGAAGCCGATATTGTCGGGTTAGATTTAATGGCAAAATCAGGCTTCAACCCTAACCAAAGCGTTGAATTATGGAAGAATATGGCAAAAGAGTCGGGTGGGAATCAGCCACCGGAACTCTTGTCTACACACCCTTCTCACTCGACTAGAATTAACGATCTACAAGCTCGAATAGGTACCCTGCCAAATACTCAAGTAAAAGCTCCAAACTGCCAATAA
- a CDS encoding GNAT family N-acetyltransferase, with protein MELVIPSMEQKSQFLDFYYDLADNDPDNADYYSLANESFSRYIKSLEDEEQGQNLRPQHVPCSHRWLCDSNSRIVGVIRIRHNISTPILEKFCGHIGYDIAPAYRNLGYATLMLGLGLKMASQLSIDSVLISADEDNFPSRKVIERNGGKLDTIVYSTEFESNIARYWIRT; from the coding sequence ATGGAATTAGTTATACCGAGTATGGAACAAAAATCTCAATTTTTGGACTTCTATTACGACTTGGCAGACAACGACCCCGATAATGCTGACTACTATTCGCTCGCCAATGAGAGTTTTTCCCGTTACATCAAAAGCCTAGAAGATGAAGAACAAGGGCAAAATTTGCGGCCTCAACATGTCCCATGCAGCCATAGATGGCTGTGTGATTCAAACTCTCGTATCGTCGGTGTTATTCGGATCAGACATAACATTAGCACACCTATCCTAGAAAAATTTTGCGGCCATATTGGTTATGATATTGCTCCGGCCTATCGCAACTTAGGCTACGCTACCCTCATGCTCGGATTAGGGCTAAAAATGGCAAGCCAATTGTCCATCGATTCCGTTTTGATATCCGCAGACGAAGATAACTTTCCTTCAAGAAAGGTGATTGAACGTAACGGTGGAAAGCTCGATACCATTGTTTATTCTACAGAATTCGAATCAAATATTGCCCGTTACTGGATTCGAACGTAA
- a CDS encoding winged helix-turn-helix domain-containing protein produces MNDVLTQARNTGKLIALDSLTYNPELKQLFCDEVQIELEPRAIELLEVLLSHVGSPLSADKIISEVWQSEYISRNVLTNRISTLRALFKQHAPNLDPNKLLVTYPKKGYFFSQDKVQLIERDLSNQTPISLVAKADVNLKQIHSMYLLALIACFALIGWLLFSSGEKTALPTATTSNITIPVVELLLSKVEVGDKESRRYRKELKILLLEQQVNYPYTNIVNQDAPDYFLAPIGEGRYWPGARNIISSDYRLNVKLTHSETEQRLNAIVDIVYDQNGKLAYRASYQLDPNRLINGVQQIGQDLVKFFQLPQLEQPKEASSNLQQSLQRPLDIVLNETLNKGFVSELTVGYLTREILASDTFDQSEIAQWVMLVENSFKFHSEETDIWLALLHFKLGNFATSHDYLIKSRFNQQVDNAFLYLVLSHIALETQQADDFRINYLKSMVALSKSVPSDVIFKRLSKPEDQQACLSPWLRIVDVPSVQHNAKTWLDTFSNYCQRAEIYLSGSKQ; encoded by the coding sequence ATGAATGACGTTTTAACTCAAGCAAGAAATACGGGAAAGCTGATCGCCCTTGATAGCCTCACTTACAACCCTGAACTTAAACAATTGTTTTGCGATGAAGTCCAGATAGAGCTAGAACCAAGAGCGATAGAATTGCTTGAGGTACTGTTGTCGCATGTGGGCAGCCCTTTATCCGCAGATAAGATTATTTCTGAGGTTTGGCAAAGTGAATATATCTCTCGTAATGTCCTAACTAATCGTATTAGTACGCTCAGAGCCCTCTTCAAACAGCATGCACCGAACCTTGACCCGAACAAACTGCTCGTCACTTATCCCAAAAAAGGCTATTTTTTTAGCCAAGATAAAGTTCAACTGATCGAAAGAGATCTCTCTAACCAAACACCGATCTCTTTGGTTGCTAAAGCCGATGTAAACTTAAAGCAGATCCATTCAATGTATCTGCTCGCCTTAATCGCGTGTTTTGCACTAATCGGTTGGCTATTATTCTCTTCAGGCGAGAAAACTGCTTTACCTACGGCAACCACATCAAACATCACCATCCCCGTGGTTGAGTTGCTATTGAGTAAAGTTGAAGTCGGCGATAAAGAGTCGCGCCGCTACCGCAAAGAATTAAAGATACTCCTGCTTGAGCAGCAGGTTAACTATCCTTACACCAATATTGTTAATCAAGACGCACCAGACTATTTCTTAGCACCGATTGGTGAGGGGCGATATTGGCCAGGCGCTAGAAACATCATTTCTAGCGATTATCGACTCAATGTTAAATTGACCCACAGTGAGACAGAGCAGCGACTTAATGCCATCGTTGATATTGTTTACGACCAAAATGGAAAGTTAGCTTACCGTGCGTCGTATCAGCTTGATCCCAATCGATTGATTAATGGTGTTCAACAAATTGGCCAAGATTTAGTTAAGTTTTTTCAGTTACCCCAGTTGGAACAACCTAAAGAAGCATCATCTAACCTACAGCAGTCACTTCAACGGCCTCTTGATATCGTTCTGAATGAAACACTCAACAAAGGGTTTGTCAGTGAACTCACCGTCGGTTACCTGACGCGAGAAATTTTAGCATCTGATACTTTTGATCAGAGCGAGATTGCGCAATGGGTAATGCTTGTCGAGAATAGCTTTAAGTTTCATAGCGAAGAAACCGATATCTGGTTAGCATTACTGCACTTTAAACTAGGAAACTTTGCCACTTCTCACGACTACCTTATCAAGTCTCGATTTAATCAGCAGGTCGATAATGCATTTCTGTACCTTGTTCTGTCTCATATTGCTTTGGAGACACAACAAGCCGATGATTTTAGAATTAACTACCTAAAATCCATGGTAGCCCTGAGTAAATCAGTGCCCTCCGACGTTATCTTTAAAAGGTTGTCTAAACCCGAAGACCAACAAGCGTGTTTGAGTCCTTGGTTACGTATTGTTGATGTGCCATCGGTTCAGCACAACGCGAAAACCTGGCTCGATACGTTTTCTAATTATTGTCAAAGGGCGGAGATCTATCTGTCGGGGAGTAAACAATAA
- the cutA gene encoding divalent-cation tolerance protein CutA, translating into MGSHQCCTVLTTCNNQQTEKNLIHALLQLKLVACIQVMPIESHYLWKGEVCCDNEKLLIMKSTSERFEQLKQEIVKLHDYDVPQIVQLPITAGLTEYLDWVQSSTDS; encoded by the coding sequence GTGGGCAGTCATCAATGCTGTACAGTACTAACGACTTGTAATAATCAACAGACGGAGAAGAATCTTATACATGCACTACTGCAATTGAAACTCGTCGCGTGTATCCAGGTGATGCCAATTGAAAGCCATTACCTTTGGAAAGGGGAAGTATGTTGTGACAACGAGAAACTCTTGATTATGAAATCAACAAGCGAACGGTTTGAGCAACTCAAACAAGAAATTGTAAAACTGCACGATTACGATGTTCCGCAAATCGTGCAGTTGCCCATTACAGCGGGTTTGACTGAATACTTAGATTGGGTTCAATCGTCTACCGATAGTTAA
- a CDS encoding DNA-J related domain-containing protein, protein MPDTNLVSSQDSHIENPLVWPTLEVLRKQTSGWKVHTLCSHLAELGFIPFLDDSPEKDLFKRNFLMMNALYQLQDFMYPDAWIQVQAMDIQMMNAAAATGHSIDLEDPLRDYYTCWSNYEAQDGEVKRLLNEFWTRYQHHVGSSNNKDMGREKALRLLELDSDATRLEIRKQWRRMALKWHPDRDGGNTDRFRVLCEAWNVLRDEKF, encoded by the coding sequence ATGCCCGATACCAATCTTGTAAGCAGTCAAGACTCTCACATTGAAAACCCGTTAGTATGGCCAACGTTGGAAGTACTGCGTAAGCAGACCAGCGGCTGGAAGGTGCACACTTTGTGCTCCCATCTAGCGGAGTTAGGCTTTATCCCTTTTTTAGACGACAGCCCTGAAAAAGATCTGTTCAAAAGAAATTTCTTGATGATGAACGCTTTGTATCAACTACAGGATTTTATGTACCCAGATGCGTGGATACAAGTACAAGCGATGGACATTCAAATGATGAACGCAGCCGCTGCGACGGGGCATAGCATCGATTTAGAAGACCCTCTGAGGGATTACTACACCTGCTGGAGTAACTACGAAGCTCAAGATGGAGAAGTCAAACGCCTGCTGAACGAATTCTGGACTCGTTATCAGCACCATGTTGGCAGCTCAAACAACAAGGATATGGGGAGAGAAAAAGCATTAAGGTTATTAGAACTCGATAGTGATGCAACTCGGTTAGAAATCCGAAAGCAATGGCGTCGTATGGCCTTGAAGTGGCACCCGGATCGAGACGGTGGTAATACCGACAGATTTAGAGTGCTTTGTGAAGCTTGGAACGTGTTACGCGATGAAAAATTCTAA